One Pseudomonas sp. MH9.2 DNA segment encodes these proteins:
- a CDS encoding AraC family transcriptional regulator ligand-binding domain-containing protein, translated as MRETDRIELEPANRSNQRFHRGRLGQVLERFLDSHAQHKGADYSLVELDQLWREAARIDPAIGMKLFTLFTPQDWHVLAYLCLYSPDVASSMQYWARYAPLASDTDSVRLVNDENGFGLELGIDAPGELRRYLTEHYGAMYITLLQRGTGQEVCPVLAKFTHSRPSYYKQYAQSFGERIEFDCPANCFYFDSRSLGLPMLTRHNGMLELLTQELDRRIAVYRNFSGWAAKVAAGARRAMSRGEPPTLENLAETLHQTPRTLRRRLEEQGTTFRQLLDQVRAELELHLELQGESRAEIADQLGYNDLTAYLHARNRWRVKV; from the coding sequence ATGCGTGAAACGGACAGAATTGAGCTAGAACCGGCCAATCGCTCGAACCAGCGTTTTCATCGCGGCAGGCTCGGCCAGGTGTTGGAGCGTTTTCTCGACAGCCACGCCCAGCATAAAGGTGCAGATTACAGCTTGGTGGAGCTGGATCAGCTATGGCGTGAGGCGGCGCGTATTGACCCCGCCATTGGCATGAAGCTGTTCACACTGTTCACACCTCAGGACTGGCACGTACTGGCTTATCTGTGCCTGTACAGTCCAGACGTTGCCTCTTCAATGCAGTACTGGGCTCGTTACGCACCGCTGGCATCGGACACAGACAGTGTCAGGTTAGTGAATGACGAAAACGGCTTCGGGTTAGAGCTGGGCATCGACGCACCGGGTGAACTGAGGCGCTATCTCACCGAGCACTACGGCGCCATGTATATAACCCTACTGCAACGCGGAACTGGCCAGGAAGTTTGTCCCGTGCTGGCAAAATTCACCCATTCGCGTCCGTCGTATTACAAGCAATACGCGCAATCGTTCGGAGAGCGTATTGAGTTTGACTGCCCGGCTAACTGTTTTTACTTTGATTCGCGTAGCCTGGGTCTTCCGATGCTGACTCGGCATAACGGTATGCTGGAACTGCTGACTCAGGAACTGGACCGGCGAATTGCAGTGTATCGAAATTTCAGCGGCTGGGCCGCCAAGGTGGCGGCTGGGGCGCGACGGGCAATGTCGCGAGGTGAACCCCCGACTCTGGAAAACCTGGCAGAGACCCTTCACCAGACACCGCGCACATTACGTAGACGCTTGGAAGAGCAAGGCACGACGTTCCGGCAGTTGCTTGATCAGGTTCGCGCAGAACTGGAATTGCATCTTGAATTGCAGGGAGAATCTCGAGCAGAGATTGCTGACCAGTTGGGCTATAACGATTTGACGGCCTATCTCCACGCCCGTAATAGATGGCGCGTAAAAGTGTAA
- a CDS encoding murein transglycosylase A, producing MNHRFHWRRLLLCAAPLIALLAGCDGGAQKTEPPAAATYVIGNWDDLPAVSDSDLQAGFNAWYSACARLASDPVWKGPCSAATQVPPTTTAIRDFLKTQLQVYALRSADRSKHGLITGYYEPIYRGSLERTEETAVPVHGVPDDLVVVALDSLYPELKGKRLRGRLEGRTLKPYDDAATIARQGVNAPVLAWLSDPMDLQFLQIQGSGRIQLDNGQQLRIGYADQNGHPYKPVGRWLVEQGQLKKEDVTMGRIHDWARANPDRVPELLASNPSYVFFSRRPDSNEGPRGSLNVPLTAGYSVAIDRKVIPLGSLLWLSTTRPDGSAVVRPVAAQDTGGAIAGEVRADLFWGTGTEAGELAGNMKQQGEIWLLWPKGVALPNAQ from the coding sequence ATTAACCACCGTTTTCACTGGCGCAGGCTTTTACTCTGCGCGGCTCCCCTCATCGCCCTGCTGGCGGGTTGCGATGGCGGCGCCCAAAAGACAGAACCACCTGCGGCAGCCACCTATGTCATCGGCAACTGGGACGATCTGCCCGCCGTCAGCGATAGCGACCTGCAGGCTGGTTTCAACGCCTGGTATTCAGCGTGCGCACGACTGGCCAGTGATCCCGTCTGGAAAGGCCCGTGCAGCGCAGCCACTCAGGTGCCACCCACCACCACCGCGATTCGCGATTTTCTCAAGACACAGCTGCAGGTGTACGCCCTGCGTTCGGCCGACCGCAGCAAGCACGGACTGATCACCGGGTATTACGAGCCTATCTATCGGGGCAGCCTCGAACGTACCGAGGAAACTGCAGTGCCGGTCCACGGCGTTCCCGACGATCTGGTGGTGGTGGCGCTGGACAGCCTTTACCCCGAACTCAAAGGCAAACGCCTGCGCGGTCGCCTCGAAGGCCGAACACTCAAGCCCTATGACGATGCAGCCACCATTGCACGCCAAGGTGTGAACGCCCCTGTGCTAGCGTGGCTGAGCGACCCAATGGACCTGCAGTTCCTGCAGATCCAGGGGTCTGGCCGCATCCAACTGGATAACGGTCAGCAATTGCGCATTGGTTACGCCGACCAGAACGGCCATCCCTACAAGCCGGTGGGCCGCTGGCTGGTCGAGCAGGGTCAACTCAAAAAAGAAGACGTGACCATGGGCCGGATCCACGACTGGGCCCGTGCCAACCCGGATCGGGTTCCGGAGTTACTGGCGAGCAACCCTAGCTACGTATTCTTCAGCCGACGACCTGACAGCAATGAAGGCCCGCGCGGTTCATTGAACGTGCCGCTGACGGCGGGTTACAGCGTGGCGATCGACCGCAAGGTCATCCCCTTGGGCAGCCTGCTCTGGCTCTCCACCACACGCCCTGATGGCAGCGCGGTGGTACGGCCCGTCGCCGCTCAGGACACGGGGGGCGCCATCGCTGGCGAAGTCCGCGCCGATCTGTTCTGGGGCACCGGCACCGAGGCCGGTGAGTTGGCAGGCAACATGAAACAGCAGGGCGAGATCTGGCTGCTGTGGCCAAAAGGGGTTGCGTTGCCTAACGCGCAATAA
- a CDS encoding DUF3303 domain-containing protein — MLFIVSWSISPERRNSAIERFLKTGAVPPAGVTMLGRWHAIGRMTGVGVAETSDLALMQKWVLEWSDLMSMEIHPALTDEQAAPLLAAAVSKH; from the coding sequence ATGCTATTCATTGTCAGTTGGTCAATCAGTCCCGAACGTCGTAATAGCGCGATTGAGCGTTTTCTCAAAACAGGAGCCGTTCCACCCGCAGGCGTGACCATGCTGGGACGCTGGCATGCCATAGGTCGCATGACGGGCGTTGGCGTCGCAGAAACCAGTGATCTTGCGCTGATGCAGAAATGGGTGCTTGAGTGGAGTGACCTCATGAGTATGGAGATTCACCCGGCACTGACCGATGAACAGGCTGCTCCGCTACTGGCAGCAGCGGTCAGCAAGCACTAG
- the ggt gene encoding gamma-glutamyltransferase translates to MKFQPFARSLIATAFVIGSIGVHAASQAPVAAENGMVVTAQHLASHVGVDVLKDGGNAVDAAVAVGYALAVVYPAAGNLGGGGFMTIQLADGRKTFLDFREKASMAATANMYLDKDGNVIPNLSTKGYLAVGIPGTVSGMELALKKYGTMKRATVIAPAIKYAEDGFVLEQGDVDLLETATDEFKKDMHDSGSIFLSKGEPMQVGQKLVQKDLAKTLREIAAKGTDGFYKGWVAESIVASSQAGKGIITQADLDKYQTRELAPIECDYRGYHVVSAPPPSSGGVVICEIMNILDGYPMQSLGFHSAQGLHYQIEAMRHAYVDRNSYLGDPDFVKNPLTHLLDKNYAAKLRASINPQKAGISRDIKPGVAPHEGNNTTHYSIVDKWGNAVSVTYTLNDWFGAGVMASKTGVILNDEMDDFTSKVGVPNMYGLVQGEANAIAPGKTPLSSMSPTIVTKDGKTVMVVGTPGGSRIITATLLTMLNVIDYGMNIQEAVDAPRFHQQWLPEETNLEAFAVSPDTQKILEGWGQQFTGPQPFNHVAAILVGAPSLGGKPVGKNRFYGANDPRQGSGLSLGY, encoded by the coding sequence ATGAAGTTCCAACCCTTTGCCAGATCGCTCATTGCGACGGCATTCGTTATTGGTTCCATCGGTGTACACGCGGCTTCGCAAGCCCCTGTTGCCGCAGAGAACGGCATGGTAGTCACGGCCCAGCATCTGGCCAGCCACGTCGGTGTCGATGTCCTCAAGGACGGCGGCAACGCGGTCGATGCGGCGGTGGCGGTCGGTTATGCGCTGGCGGTGGTCTATCCTGCGGCAGGCAACCTTGGCGGCGGCGGTTTCATGACCATCCAGTTGGCCGATGGCCGCAAGACCTTCCTCGATTTTCGCGAGAAGGCATCCATGGCGGCCACTGCGAACATGTACCTCGATAAGGATGGCAACGTCATCCCGAACCTGAGCACAAAGGGATACCTGGCAGTCGGCATCCCGGGCACCGTGTCAGGCATGGAGCTGGCGTTAAAGAAATACGGCACGATGAAGCGTGCCACGGTCATCGCGCCGGCAATCAAGTACGCCGAGGACGGCTTCGTGCTTGAGCAGGGTGATGTCGACCTGCTTGAAACCGCCACCGACGAGTTCAAGAAAGATATGCACGACTCAGGTTCGATCTTCCTGAGCAAAGGCGAGCCGATGCAGGTTGGCCAGAAATTGGTGCAAAAGGATTTGGCCAAGACGCTACGGGAAATTGCCGCCAAGGGTACCGACGGCTTCTACAAGGGCTGGGTTGCCGAGTCCATCGTGGCTTCAAGCCAGGCGGGCAAGGGCATCATCACCCAGGCCGACCTTGATAAGTATCAGACCCGCGAACTAGCGCCTATCGAGTGCGACTACCGTGGGTATCACGTCGTCTCGGCTCCGCCGCCGAGTTCGGGCGGTGTCGTTATTTGCGAGATCATGAATATCCTTGATGGCTACCCAATGCAAAGCCTTGGTTTCCATTCGGCTCAGGGGCTGCACTACCAGATTGAGGCCATGCGGCACGCCTATGTCGACCGCAACAGCTATCTGGGCGATCCCGACTTTGTCAAAAATCCGCTGACTCACCTGCTGGATAAAAATTATGCGGCGAAGCTCCGTGCTTCTATCAATCCGCAAAAAGCCGGTATTTCTCGCGATATCAAGCCGGGGGTGGCTCCTCACGAGGGCAACAACACCACGCACTATTCGATCGTAGACAAGTGGGGCAACGCAGTCTCGGTGACGTACACACTGAACGATTGGTTTGGTGCGGGGGTCATGGCCAGCAAGACCGGGGTCATCCTCAACGACGAGATGGACGACTTCACCTCCAAGGTGGGCGTTCCCAATATGTATGGTCTTGTACAAGGTGAGGCGAATGCTATCGCTCCAGGGAAAACACCCCTGTCTTCAATGAGTCCGACGATCGTCACCAAGGACGGAAAAACCGTGATGGTCGTCGGCACCCCAGGTGGTAGCCGCATTATCACGGCGACATTGCTGACAATGCTCAATGTGATCGACTACGGCATGAACATTCAGGAAGCGGTCGATGCCCCACGATTCCATCAGCAGTGGTTGCCGGAAGAGACCAATCTTGAAGCGTTCGCTGTCAGCCCTGATACCCAGAAAATTCTCGAAGGTTGGGGGCAGCAGTTCACCGGTCCACAGCCGTTCAACCATGTTGCGGCGATTTTAGTCGGAGCGCCTTCGCTCGGCGGAAAACCCGTCGGCAAGAACCGTTTCTATGGCGCGAATGATCCGCGGCAGGGCTCGGGACTTTCACTGGGCTATTAA
- a CDS encoding DUF4174 domain-containing protein, with protein MLIRSLILAMLFASVGPVLAADSDAPLTQDRGRSRPLIIIAPSAVDPTLVNLKKALEEPANRAAFAERNMVLYTVVNTIGQRNGKDLDAQTTMALIRELKLGASAQAKVILVGKDGEKKIEHSGPIDPKEIFSTIDQLPAQEKETSAPPPPPPPPPPPAPEATSTRTGKTGKPDKPGKPGKPGVPPKALDD; from the coding sequence ATGCTCATCCGGTCACTGATCCTTGCCATGCTATTCGCTAGCGTCGGTCCGGTGCTGGCTGCCGACAGCGATGCCCCCTTGACTCAGGATCGCGGACGATCCCGTCCGTTGATCATCATCGCCCCCAGTGCCGTGGACCCAACGCTGGTTAACCTGAAAAAAGCCCTGGAAGAGCCTGCCAACCGCGCGGCCTTCGCCGAACGCAACATGGTGCTCTACACCGTGGTCAACACCATCGGCCAGCGCAACGGCAAGGACCTGGACGCGCAAACTACCATGGCGCTGATCCGCGAACTGAAGCTGGGCGCCAGCGCCCAGGCCAAGGTCATTCTGGTGGGCAAGGACGGCGAGAAGAAGATCGAACACTCCGGCCCCATCGATCCAAAGGAGATTTTCAGCACTATCGACCAGCTGCCCGCGCAAGAAAAAGAGACCTCGGCACCGCCACCGCCACCGCCACCGCCACCGCCACCTGCGCCCGAGGCCACGTCAACTCGTACGGGCAAGACGGGCAAGCCTGATAAGCCGGGTAAACCCGGTAAACCCGGCGTGCCACCCAAGGCGCTGGATGATTGA